Sequence from the Gloeocapsopsis dulcis genome:
GCACGATCCTTTTTTTTACTTGCTTCAGGGTAAAATCTAACGTTTGGATAATTTTTATTTATTCAATACATCAGAAGTTTCTAATAGCTAGTTGCTGAATAAATATCAAAGCTCGATGTTTTTCATTCTTCTCACTTGATTCCTAACCTACTAACAGCAAGTTTTTTGAGCTTATCCAAACTTAACAATGTCAGAAATTGATAGCAAACCCGTTTTTTTGACACCCAACAAAGTTCAACCAGAGTATCCCTTGTTTGTATTCTTACCAGGGATGGATGGAACTGGACGACTACTGCGTTCGCAAACCGAGGGCTTAGAAGTTGCGTTTGATGTCCGTTGTTTATCGATTCCCCTGAATGATTTAACAAGCTGGGCAGATCTCACCCAACAAGTTGTTGATTTAATTGAGCTAGAAATTGAAAAAACCCCTCAACGACAAGTTTATTTGTGTGGCGAATCGTTTGGTGGTTGTCTAGCAATCAAAGTTGCGCTGTACTCACCGCGCCTCTTTGACAAGATTATTTTAGTTAACCCAGCATCTTCTTTTCATCGCCGATCTTGGTACGATTGGGTATCACAGTTAATTCATGTAGTTCCTCGCTGGCTCTATCCCTTTGGAGCGTTAGGGCTACTAGCATTCATCGCTTCACTCGATAAAATGGCACCAACGGATCGCAAAGATCTACTACACGTAATGCGTTCTGTCCCGCCGGAAACTGTTTTATGGCGGCTGTGTTTGGTAAGAGAATTTGACGTTAGTGATGCGCAGTTACGCGAGCTAACTCAACCTGTTTTAGTTGTTGCTAGTGCGCGCGATCGCTTATTACCATCCGTATCTGAAGCACGACACCTCGTCAGAGTCTTAGAAAATGCCAAGATGGTTACTTTACCATACAGTGGACACGCTTGCTTAGTCGAAGAAGATACCAACCTTTACGAGATTATGCAGGCAGAGGATTTTTTAGATAATGTCACTAAAACCGAACTGCCGTATGTAGTCGATTATTAGAACGATGATGACGAGTGTTAATCGGGTTGCAAGTGGGAAAATGAATTTTCACTAGAAGTTGGAGTGCTACTTTCTGCTTTGACTTCAAACGTTACATTACAAGCTTCGGGTTGTTCTAACACTTGCAAGCAAAGTTCAGCGATTGAATCGCGACTGACTTTACCTTTAATGTTGTCTCCTTGATCGAAAACTAACGGTTGGACTCCCGATTCCTCAGTTAAAGCACAAGGTCGAATAATTGTGTAAGGAATACCACAGTGTCTGAGAGATTCTTCTCCACGCCACTTCCACGTTAAAATGCCACCTAGTTGATCGTTTAATCTTACCGCCGGAGGTTGTTCCTCTAAGTTAATTCCTGGACGTCCAGGACGAGTCACTCCTGCCGAACTGACTAAGATAAACTGTGGTAACTTAGCACCACCATAAGCTTTGATTGATTCGACTTGTAAGGCAAAGCCACCAGATGTAAATTTTGGGTTGAGTTCGCCATCATACTCAAACTTACTCAACATTAATTGCAAAGAAGCGATTTTACTTGGATCAATCGCAGGCGCATCTTTCAAAGTTTTGGCACGAAACACCGCAGTTAAATCCGCAAAGGGAATACAGACATCTATCCAAGTATTGCTAACTGTATCGAATGAATACGAGTAAGCTGTACCATCCCACTTAGTGTCTGTGCGGATGAAGCACTTGTAGCGTTTTCCGTCGCCTCTAACGCGCAGTTTAATCCCTTGATAGCCAGATAAGTTTAACTTTGGCTCCAAGTTTTTAGTTCTGACAGAAGCAAAACCACCTGAATTCGCAGTTGATACATTACCAGTAAATAAGGCGGTATCTTCAACAAATCTAATTTCACTCTGACTTACACCGCCCATGACAACATCATCTACCGCACCCCAAATGCGTTTTAACTCCTCAGAGGGATGTGCAAAATCAAAAATTATCTTGTCAGATGGAACCGTAGCAAAATGCTGAGCAGCTACTTCGACTAAGTTCTTGACTCCTAGATATTCTACAACTTCGGGAGTATCTCCAACGATTTCGGGTTGGTAGAATTTGACACCTTGATTGTACTTCGCGCGATCGGGGGTGTCTCCTTCCACAGGCTGAACGCGCACGGCAGTGCAACAAATAACCGCTGTGACATCTGCCATCATTTCTAGAGTGATTTCAGGTTTGGTAATGTCACCAACATATAATTCAACGTTGTCGCCGAGAATTTCTTTGGCTTTTTCTGCATCGCGGACAAGCGATCGCACTTTGTACCCACGATCAATTAGCCGTTGTACTACACGCCTACCAACACCGCCTGTTGCCCCAGCGACTAACACGACTCCCACTCGTTTTTCTCCTGTTGATACTACCTGAGAATCTTGAGATCCTGGAATAAACCGCTGTAACCATCCGATAAAAGGAATCACCTCAAAAAAGGTAAGGGTTTGTACAAACCTACCCAAATCCCATTGAGA
This genomic interval carries:
- a CDS encoding alpha/beta fold hydrolase is translated as MSEIDSKPVFLTPNKVQPEYPLFVFLPGMDGTGRLLRSQTEGLEVAFDVRCLSIPLNDLTSWADLTQQVVDLIELEIEKTPQRQVYLCGESFGGCLAIKVALYSPRLFDKIILVNPASSFHRRSWYDWVSQLIHVVPRWLYPFGALGLLAFIASLDKMAPTDRKDLLHVMRSVPPETVLWRLCLVREFDVSDAQLRELTQPVLVVASARDRLLPSVSEARHLVRVLENAKMVTLPYSGHACLVEEDTNLYEIMQAEDFLDNVTKTELPYVVDY
- a CDS encoding CIA30 family protein, producing MTETNRSQWDLGRFVQTLTFFEVIPFIGWLQRFIPGSQDSQVVSTGEKRVGVVLVAGATGGVGRRVVQRLIDRGYKVRSLVRDAEKAKEILGDNVELYVGDITKPEITLEMMADVTAVICCTAVRVQPVEGDTPDRAKYNQGVKFYQPEIVGDTPEVVEYLGVKNLVEVAAQHFATVPSDKIIFDFAHPSEELKRIWGAVDDVVMGGVSQSEIRFVEDTALFTGNVSTANSGGFASVRTKNLEPKLNLSGYQGIKLRVRGDGKRYKCFIRTDTKWDGTAYSYSFDTVSNTWIDVCIPFADLTAVFRAKTLKDAPAIDPSKIASLQLMLSKFEYDGELNPKFTSGGFALQVESIKAYGGAKLPQFILVSSAGVTRPGRPGINLEEQPPAVRLNDQLGGILTWKWRGEESLRHCGIPYTIIRPCALTEESGVQPLVFDQGDNIKGKVSRDSIAELCLQVLEQPEACNVTFEVKAESSTPTSSENSFSHLQPD